In Natronomonas halophila, one DNA window encodes the following:
- a CDS encoding Hsp20/alpha crystallin family protein: MTQQQNPNRQVQQEPFQSSFGGGTQLGTAAPQTQRLGQQGQSHQVGTQQTQPQTTPQQLPQFAQQIPQQAQPTQQAERTPQPSQQYLQEPKQVHQPQQFPQLTQQPTQQPGQYSQPPEQQPRGFGFPAQQGWTATEQPQLEPLSATRLPVRQGIGTSMQARPQPVQAGQASLEATAPTAPPQEMTGQQTQPTGQAQSFGQPTGAFAGATGEQTVPNKAPSSQLGSSEIPPVDMYEGEDEFVLLANLAGYGSDEIDLEASGETLRIVAARQEAPDEDLRPVQRERLNRAERVIQLPSLVDIETAEATCENGVCRITLPKAKEGSNRRIGVE; encoded by the coding sequence ATGACACAGCAGCAGAACCCGAACCGTCAAGTACAGCAGGAGCCCTTCCAGTCCTCCTTCGGGGGCGGGACGCAACTAGGAACCGCGGCCCCACAGACACAACGACTCGGTCAACAGGGTCAATCACACCAGGTCGGAACACAGCAAACTCAGCCGCAGACGACGCCACAGCAGCTGCCCCAGTTCGCACAGCAGATACCGCAACAGGCCCAACCCACACAGCAAGCCGAACGGACGCCGCAACCTTCCCAGCAGTACCTCCAAGAGCCCAAGCAGGTACACCAACCCCAGCAGTTCCCGCAACTGACGCAGCAACCGACACAACAGCCCGGCCAGTACTCACAGCCGCCGGAACAGCAGCCCCGAGGGTTCGGCTTCCCGGCACAGCAAGGATGGACCGCCACGGAGCAGCCTCAGTTGGAACCCCTTTCGGCGACCCGACTGCCGGTCCGGCAAGGTATCGGCACGTCGATGCAAGCGAGGCCCCAACCGGTGCAAGCCGGCCAGGCCTCTCTCGAAGCGACCGCTCCCACCGCGCCGCCACAGGAGATGACCGGCCAGCAGACCCAGCCCACAGGTCAGGCCCAGTCTTTCGGCCAGCCGACAGGCGCGTTCGCCGGGGCGACGGGGGAACAGACCGTCCCCAATAAGGCCCCCTCGTCACAGCTCGGGTCCTCGGAGATACCGCCGGTAGATATGTACGAGGGTGAAGACGAGTTCGTCCTGCTTGCGAACCTCGCCGGATACGGCAGCGACGAGATCGATCTCGAAGCCTCCGGCGAGACGCTACGAATCGTGGCTGCACGGCAGGAGGCGCCCGACGAGGACCTTCGACCGGTTCAACGCGAACGGCTGAACCGCGCCGAGCGAGTCATCCAGCTCCCGTCATTGGTCGACATCGAAACCGCGGAAGCGACCTGCGAGAACGGAGTCTGTCGTATCACGCTACCGAAGGCAAAGGAAGGCAGCAACCGACGAATCGGCGTCGAGTAA
- a CDS encoding transcriptional regulator — MSRSALVGNITAMLDDAGFTVSDRCAIRPKSFDIAARRGDDVLLLKILANIDAFDGYTGAEMRRLGEYLDATPLVIGLRTRDEDLKPGVVYFRHGVPVFSPETAMDLFIEEVPPLIYAAPGGLYVNIDGELLEDARSKRDWSLGKLANELGVSRRTVSKYEDGMNASVEVAAELEDLFDRPLASPVEVLEGADEVRDEMDDPDEPEADPDDSHLITVLTRVGFEVHPTMRAPFKAVSEDEQRERKMLTGHSDFNRTAEKRARIMSSVGEVTRTRSVYVVDRARQDSVEGTALIEREEIEHITDPDELEDLIRERAEMQA; from the coding sequence ATGTCACGGTCCGCACTGGTCGGCAACATCACCGCGATGCTCGACGACGCTGGCTTCACGGTGAGCGACCGGTGTGCCATCCGGCCGAAGAGTTTCGACATCGCCGCTCGCCGCGGCGACGACGTGTTGTTGTTGAAAATCCTGGCGAACATCGACGCCTTCGATGGCTACACGGGCGCCGAGATGCGCCGTCTCGGCGAGTATCTCGATGCCACGCCGCTCGTTATTGGGCTTCGGACCCGCGACGAGGACCTGAAGCCGGGCGTCGTCTACTTCCGGCACGGCGTCCCGGTGTTCTCGCCGGAGACCGCGATGGACCTCTTTATCGAGGAAGTACCACCGCTCATCTACGCCGCGCCCGGCGGCCTCTATGTCAACATCGACGGTGAATTGCTCGAGGACGCCCGCTCGAAGCGGGACTGGTCGCTCGGCAAACTCGCCAACGAACTCGGCGTCTCGCGGCGCACTGTCTCGAAGTACGAGGACGGCATGAACGCCTCCGTCGAGGTGGCCGCGGAACTGGAGGACCTCTTCGACCGGCCGCTTGCCAGCCCCGTGGAAGTCCTCGAAGGCGCCGACGAGGTTCGGGACGAGATGGACGACCCCGACGAACCGGAGGCTGACCCCGACGACTCCCATCTCATCACCGTCCTCACCCGCGTCGGCTTCGAGGTCCACCCGACGATGCGCGCGCCGTTCAAGGCCGTCAGCGAGGACGAACAGCGCGAACGGAAGATGCTCACCGGCCACTCGGATTTCAACCGCACCGCCGAAAAGCGCGCTCGTATCATGTCCTCCGTCGGCGAGGTCACCCGAACCCGGTCGGTGTACGTCGTCGACCGGGCCCGACAGGATTCCGTCGAAGGGACGGCCCTTATCGAACGGGAGGAAATCGAGCACATCACTGACCCCGACGAACTGGAAGACCTCATCCGCGAGCGCGCGGAGATGCAGGCCTGA
- a CDS encoding tRNA(Ile)(2)-agmatinylcytidine synthase: MTVLGLDDTDSRERGMCTTYVADTVARRLADTGATVERVLLIRCNPAVEHKTRGNAALAIHTDAAVETAFNIAEGIVDDIAETADDRTNPGIVVAPGGPDGVPDDIATFARAAARSHHTREDAREHVDSAGYRTRGWKNGRGVIGALAAVGAWRAFDDWTYEHIAYREPSRWGTERDVDFDSVFEAANAYYPEVWDTVDRGSGEAVCVPRTPGPVLYGIRGDDPDSCHAVSDHIESESVDRARTFVTNQGTDSHIRAGTVSTARDGHSYHLDGRVAESPETRRGGHVFFSIEDDATLTCAAFEPTKRFRDRVRNLRVGDYLTVCGEVSDGTLKLEKFAVRELNRTEPVTPTCPDCGRTMKSAGREQGYRCRDCGTSTEGKAERRIERDLEIGWYEVPPRARRHIAKPLIRGGFDAPTHPEK; the protein is encoded by the coding sequence GTGACCGTCCTCGGCCTCGATGACACGGATTCCCGAGAACGCGGGATGTGTACGACGTACGTCGCCGATACCGTCGCTCGCCGATTAGCCGACACCGGAGCAACCGTCGAACGCGTCCTCTTGATTCGGTGCAACCCCGCGGTCGAACACAAGACCCGGGGGAACGCGGCGCTGGCGATCCACACCGACGCCGCCGTAGAGACGGCGTTCAACATTGCCGAAGGAATTGTCGACGACATCGCTGAAACCGCTGACGACCGGACCAACCCCGGCATCGTCGTTGCACCCGGGGGGCCCGACGGCGTTCCGGACGACATCGCCACCTTCGCTCGTGCGGCCGCTCGAAGCCATCACACGCGTGAGGACGCCCGTGAACACGTCGATTCAGCCGGCTATCGAACCCGCGGCTGGAAGAACGGCCGCGGGGTCATCGGCGCGCTTGCGGCAGTCGGCGCCTGGCGCGCCTTCGATGACTGGACCTACGAACACATCGCCTACCGGGAGCCGAGTCGGTGGGGCACCGAACGCGATGTGGACTTCGATTCCGTCTTCGAGGCCGCGAACGCCTACTACCCGGAGGTGTGGGATACCGTCGACCGCGGAAGCGGAGAGGCCGTCTGCGTCCCGCGGACGCCGGGGCCTGTACTCTACGGAATCCGTGGTGACGACCCCGATTCCTGTCATGCTGTGTCCGACCACATCGAAAGCGAGTCCGTCGACCGCGCACGGACCTTCGTGACGAATCAGGGCACCGATTCCCACATTCGGGCGGGCACCGTTTCGACTGCACGCGACGGACACTCCTACCATCTCGACGGGCGCGTCGCCGAATCCCCCGAGACGCGCCGCGGTGGCCACGTTTTCTTCAGCATCGAGGATGATGCGACACTCACCTGTGCGGCCTTCGAACCCACGAAGCGGTTCCGTGACCGGGTACGAAACCTCCGTGTCGGTGACTACCTCACCGTCTGTGGCGAGGTAAGCGACGGGACGCTGAAACTCGAGAAGTTCGCTGTCCGCGAGTTGAACCGGACGGAACCGGTGACACCGACCTGTCCCGACTGCGGTCGAACCATGAAATCAGCGGGTCGCGAACAGGGCTATCGCTGTCGGGACTGCGGCACCTCGACTGAGGGGAAAGCCGAACGCCGAATCGAGCGCGACCTGGAAATCGGCTGGTATGAGGTTCCACCACGGGCACGCCGGCACATCGCCAAACCCCTGATTCGCGGCGGGTTCGACGCGCCGACGCACCCCGAGAAATGA
- a CDS encoding pyridoxal-phosphate dependent enzyme: MDLACPECSRTYADRWRCECGAPLEFADQPLPSVDSPEEASIDPRDGLWTFEEFLPVGADVEDRVTLGEGYTPLVEAPEWDATFKLEYVFPTGSFKDRGATTTLTRAKEVGADVVVEDSSGNAGAAIATYAARADIPAEIYVPAGVKESKVRAIRRAGASVNRVEGSRQDVTDACIEAVESGDGWYASHAWKPAFFAGTATFAYEVAHQRDWSVPDAVVTPLGHGTLFLGAYYGFRALRDAGWTDRLPKLLGAQAAGYAPIAAELHGESAVGENNEIADGIQIREPVQKGRIMEAIDRTDGDAIALSEQAVATELDRLHEAGFYTEPTCAVAPAGLREYRERGVVDADDDVVVPLTGSGLKG; this comes from the coding sequence ATGGACCTCGCCTGCCCGGAGTGCAGCCGGACCTACGCCGACCGCTGGCGCTGTGAGTGCGGCGCGCCGCTGGAATTTGCTGACCAGCCCTTGCCGTCGGTCGATTCTCCCGAGGAAGCGTCTATCGACCCCCGAGACGGCCTGTGGACCTTCGAGGAGTTCCTGCCCGTCGGCGCGGACGTCGAGGACCGCGTCACGCTCGGAGAGGGCTACACGCCGCTGGTCGAAGCCCCCGAGTGGGATGCGACGTTCAAACTGGAGTACGTCTTCCCAACCGGGTCGTTCAAGGACCGCGGTGCGACGACGACGCTCACCCGCGCGAAGGAGGTCGGCGCCGACGTCGTCGTCGAGGACTCCTCCGGCAACGCCGGCGCCGCCATCGCCACCTACGCCGCACGCGCGGATATCCCGGCCGAAATCTACGTTCCTGCTGGCGTCAAGGAGTCGAAAGTCAGGGCTATCCGCCGCGCCGGTGCGTCGGTCAACCGCGTCGAGGGCAGTCGACAGGACGTCACCGACGCCTGCATCGAGGCCGTCGAAAGCGGTGATGGCTGGTACGCCAGCCACGCGTGGAAACCCGCCTTCTTCGCTGGGACGGCGACCTTCGCCTACGAGGTCGCCCACCAGCGGGACTGGTCGGTTCCCGATGCCGTCGTCACGCCGCTTGGCCACGGCACGCTGTTTCTCGGCGCCTACTACGGGTTCCGAGCGCTCCGGGACGCCGGCTGGACCGACCGGCTGCCGAAACTTCTCGGGGCACAGGCGGCGGGGTATGCGCCCATCGCTGCGGAACTCCACGGCGAAAGCGCTGTGGGAGAAAACAACGAAATTGCCGACGGTATCCAGATTCGGGAACCGGTACAGAAAGGTCGGATTATGGAGGCCATCGACCGGACCGACGGCGATGCTATCGCCCTCTCGGAGCAGGCTGTCGCGACGGAACTCGACCGGCTTCACGAGGCCGGCTTCTACACGGAGCCGACCTGTGCGGTCGCTCCCGCCGGACTCCGTGAGTACCGAGAGCGAGGCGTCGTCGATGCCGACGATGACGTCGTCGTCCCGCTCACCGGAAGCGGCCTCAAGGGATGA
- a CDS encoding succinylglutamate desuccinylase/aspartoacylase family protein, with the protein MTTLGTANAGPGEMDTGRLSVGEARDGSEVGLPVAVINGARDGKTLYMQAVSDGDELNGLGVLQRLVPQLDPAELAGEILIVGIVNYYGFQVAEHRNPIDDTKLNRAYPGDSSGTASERIAAATFDAASRADLVLDLHQGSTSCMINETRVRCGTRHRLHRDCLELAKVFGCGHILDQKGPDGQLARAAPDEGIPTIDPELGGAVGWDEESIQKGVKGVFNVLHYYGFLDGDIDRQPQTRATGFEQHGSPAGGLVDFKVDLGDEVERGDTLFEVTDPFGTVKAEVTADSDGVFWRHRRLPQVATGEYVCSVGTDIDQF; encoded by the coding sequence ATGACGACCCTCGGCACGGCGAATGCGGGCCCCGGCGAGATGGACACCGGGCGGCTGTCGGTCGGCGAGGCCAGAGACGGGTCCGAGGTGGGTCTGCCCGTCGCGGTCATCAACGGCGCACGCGACGGCAAGACACTCTATATGCAGGCGGTCTCCGACGGGGACGAACTCAACGGACTGGGCGTGCTCCAGCGACTCGTTCCCCAACTCGACCCGGCGGAACTGGCCGGCGAAATCCTCATCGTCGGCATCGTCAACTACTACGGCTTTCAGGTCGCCGAACACCGCAACCCCATCGACGACACGAAACTCAACCGCGCCTACCCCGGCGATAGCTCCGGGACGGCCTCCGAACGCATCGCCGCCGCGACGTTCGATGCCGCCAGTCGCGCCGACCTCGTGCTCGACCTCCATCAGGGCTCGACCTCCTGTATGATAAACGAGACGCGGGTCCGCTGTGGCACCCGCCACCGCCTCCATCGGGACTGTCTCGAACTCGCGAAGGTCTTCGGCTGTGGCCACATCCTCGACCAGAAGGGTCCCGACGGCCAACTCGCCCGCGCCGCGCCCGACGAGGGCATTCCGACCATCGACCCCGAACTCGGCGGCGCCGTCGGCTGGGACGAAGAATCCATTCAAAAGGGCGTGAAGGGCGTCTTCAACGTCCTCCACTACTACGGCTTCCTCGACGGCGACATCGACCGCCAGCCCCAGACCCGCGCGACCGGCTTCGAACAGCACGGCTCGCCCGCCGGCGGTCTCGTCGATTTCAAGGTCGACCTCGGCGACGAAGTCGAGCGTGGCGACACCCTCTTCGAGGTCACTGACCCCTTCGGAACCGTCAAAGCCGAGGTCACTGCCGATTCCGACGGCGTCTTCTGGCGACACCGCCGCCTTCCGCAGGTCGCGACCGGCGAATACGTCTGTTCGGTCGGGACGGATATCGATCAATTCTAG
- the hisI gene encoding phosphoribosyl-AMP cyclohydrolase, giving the protein MSVDLAFDEQELLPAVAQDAETGDVLMLAYVSEAAFEKTRETGYAHYYSRSREELWKKGGSSGHTQEIEEIRVDCDGDAILYLVDQESGACHTGYESCFHRTPDGEVVGERVFDPDEVYE; this is encoded by the coding sequence ATGAGTGTCGACCTCGCTTTCGATGAACAGGAGCTACTACCGGCCGTCGCACAGGACGCCGAGACGGGCGACGTGCTGATGCTCGCCTACGTCTCCGAGGCGGCCTTCGAGAAGACCCGTGAGACGGGCTATGCGCACTACTACTCCCGGAGCCGCGAGGAACTCTGGAAGAAGGGCGGTTCCAGCGGCCACACCCAGGAAATCGAGGAGATTCGCGTCGACTGCGACGGTGACGCAATCCTGTATCTCGTCGACCAGGAGAGCGGCGCCTGCCACACGGGCTATGAGAGCTGTTTCCACCGGACGCCCGACGGCGAGGTCGTCGGCGAACGAGTCTTCGACCCCGACGAGGTCTACGAATAA
- a CDS encoding DUF7118 family protein, with protein sequence MSDVAAELREACETVHEYRDRADDHEHLDEVADAYESVERVLDRWEERATDWDDFEGYMEFRNDISETLESIPEDVPESDAFVEADRHVKTKGVSKSLDEGDFEAAREALSPAAEYAELREDLEAAETRYRKTRQRAKNRLRELGERIDDLERLVELGEADLDAPVEELREPVERYNEAVREDFAAFRRDESAREFLGWVETAAASPLVDYEAPSERLLEYVRERPAGEQSVPDLLEYADYSQSKLSHYVEDADRLKRRVATNRTYLEGLSADPLCIGWPTPPADTLRFLADELVSVVGRFADEETVAALREVRALTRRDDYGRLQTAAVARAEMTEEERERVASGAVAEELEATREEKERIEAALEDCDI encoded by the coding sequence GTGTCCGACGTCGCCGCGGAACTCCGAGAGGCCTGCGAGACCGTCCACGAGTACCGGGACCGCGCCGACGACCACGAGCACCTCGACGAGGTGGCCGACGCCTACGAATCCGTCGAGCGCGTGCTGGACCGCTGGGAGGAGCGGGCCACCGACTGGGACGACTTCGAGGGCTACATGGAGTTCCGAAACGACATCTCGGAGACGCTCGAATCGATTCCCGAGGACGTCCCCGAAAGCGACGCCTTCGTCGAAGCGGACCGCCACGTCAAGACGAAGGGCGTCTCCAAATCCCTCGACGAGGGGGACTTCGAGGCCGCCCGGGAGGCCCTTTCACCCGCCGCAGAATACGCCGAACTGCGCGAGGACTTGGAGGCCGCCGAAACCCGCTACCGAAAGACACGCCAGCGGGCCAAAAACCGACTCCGAGAACTCGGCGAGCGTATCGACGACCTCGAACGGCTGGTCGAGTTAGGTGAGGCCGACCTCGATGCCCCCGTCGAGGAATTGCGCGAGCCAGTCGAGCGCTACAACGAAGCCGTCCGGGAGGATTTCGCGGCGTTCCGTCGGGACGAATCGGCCCGCGAGTTCCTCGGATGGGTCGAAACCGCGGCGGCGTCACCGCTGGTCGACTACGAGGCTCCGTCGGAACGACTGCTGGAGTACGTGCGCGAGCGACCGGCCGGCGAGCAGTCGGTCCCCGACCTGCTGGAGTACGCCGACTACTCGCAGTCGAAACTGAGCCACTACGTCGAGGACGCGGACCGCCTCAAACGCCGCGTCGCGACCAACCGGACGTACCTCGAAGGCCTCTCGGCCGACCCGCTGTGTATCGGCTGGCCGACCCCGCCCGCCGACACGCTCCGGTTTTTGGCGGACGAACTCGTCTCGGTCGTCGGCCGGTTCGCCGACGAGGAAACGGTCGCGGCGCTGCGCGAGGTACGGGCGCTGACGCGGCGCGACGACTACGGCCGCCTACAGACGGCCGCCGTCGCGCGGGCGGAGATGACCGAGGAGGAACGAGAGCGGGTAGCGAGCGGTGCGGTCGCCGAGGAACTCGAAGCCACTCGCGAGGAGAAAGAGCGCATCGAGGCGGCGCTGGAGGACTGCGATATATGA
- the glmM gene encoding phosphoglucosamine mutase: MQVFGSSGVRGIAGEELTPPFVGRIAAAAGTVLDADAVAVARDTRTTGRMFADAAASALAGVGCTVHRLGVVPTPGAQAYAQRAGVPVVMITASHNPPEYNGVKLVGADGVELPRETLERVEKRLLGDDIGLVGYDATGGHHRIDTARNAYVEDLLARLETEGHRERIADAELTVALDPGHGAGCLTSPEFFRELGCRVVTVNGQPDGHFPGRNPEPVAENLADLRRLVRATDADVGIAHDGDADRAIFVDETGAHIEGDAALAALAAAELDAGETAVSAVNVSQRLVDAVDDADATLELTPIGSTYIITRIRELREAGRAVPVAGEGNGGIIFPDYRIARDGAYTAARFLSLLADRPASEIAAEHGGYANVRVNLDYADDDEREAMLAAAESYAAEADAELTTIDGYRLDYGDAWVLARPSGTEPLVRIYAEARDRDRAETLLAGMREAMDSARK, translated from the coding sequence ATGCAAGTGTTCGGGTCGAGCGGGGTACGTGGCATCGCCGGCGAGGAGTTGACGCCGCCCTTCGTCGGCCGTATCGCCGCTGCCGCCGGGACGGTACTCGACGCCGACGCGGTCGCGGTCGCCCGTGACACCCGTACGACCGGCCGGATGTTCGCCGACGCCGCCGCCAGCGCGCTCGCCGGCGTCGGCTGTACGGTCCACCGACTCGGCGTCGTCCCGACGCCCGGCGCACAGGCCTACGCCCAGCGCGCGGGCGTCCCCGTCGTGATGATTACCGCGAGTCACAACCCGCCCGAATACAACGGTGTGAAACTCGTGGGCGCCGACGGCGTCGAACTCCCCCGTGAAACCCTCGAACGCGTCGAGAAACGGCTTCTCGGTGACGATATCGGCCTCGTCGGCTACGATGCCACCGGCGGTCATCACCGAATCGACACGGCCCGCAACGCCTACGTCGAGGACCTGCTGGCCCGCCTCGAAACGGAGGGCCACCGCGAGCGTATCGCCGACGCCGAGTTGACCGTCGCGCTCGATCCCGGCCACGGCGCCGGCTGTCTCACGAGCCCCGAGTTCTTCCGCGAACTCGGCTGTCGCGTCGTCACCGTCAACGGCCAGCCCGACGGCCACTTCCCCGGGCGAAACCCCGAGCCTGTCGCCGAGAACCTCGCGGACCTCCGCCGACTCGTCCGGGCCACCGACGCCGACGTCGGTATCGCCCACGACGGCGACGCCGACCGCGCAATCTTCGTCGACGAGACGGGTGCCCATATCGAGGGCGACGCCGCACTGGCCGCTCTCGCGGCCGCCGAACTCGATGCGGGCGAGACGGCCGTCTCGGCGGTCAACGTCTCCCAGCGCCTCGTCGACGCCGTCGACGACGCCGACGCTACCCTCGAACTCACGCCCATCGGCAGCACCTACATCATCACCCGGATTCGCGAACTCCGCGAGGCGGGCCGTGCCGTCCCGGTCGCCGGCGAGGGCAACGGTGGCATCATCTTCCCCGACTACCGCATCGCCCGGGACGGCGCCTACACTGCCGCCCGCTTCCTCTCGTTGCTCGCCGACCGCCCGGCCAGCGAAATCGCCGCCGAACACGGCGGCTACGCCAACGTCCGCGTCAATCTCGATTACGCGGACGACGACGAACGCGAGGCCATGCTCGCCGCGGCCGAATCCTACGCCGCCGAGGCCGACGCCGAGTTGACGACCATCGACGGCTACCGGCTGGATTACGGCGACGCGTGGGTACTCGCCCGCCCGAGCGGCACCGAACCGCTCGTCCGCATCTACGCCGAGGCCCGCGACCGCGACCGCGCCGAAACGCTGCTGGCGGGGATGCGTGAGGCGATGGACTCGGCCCGAAAATAA
- a CDS encoding helix-turn-helix transcriptional regulator, with protein sequence MSNRPDVGADRGTVADLLNKRAELLTCLADGPKPQRVLRDELDRSRSTVYKAVTELEDHGLITEGADGYELTGIGRLAWRRHDDYRGRLDRLVAAEQLLNAIPDATRVPLAVFEHGRVIVPGRHAPERPLDHLESLGEGTDTIRCFSPAGMPRYFAGIHDDVESGDRTAKLVIEDDGIDRVRSIYDDFEAAVSEPSFDVRIADGELPFAIVVFDEADLGLFVYDEGTLAGAVFCDDDAVLAWANRLFEREHERATPV encoded by the coding sequence ATGAGCAACCGGCCGGACGTGGGGGCCGACCGAGGGACCGTCGCCGACCTGCTGAACAAACGGGCGGAACTGCTGACGTGTCTCGCCGACGGCCCGAAACCACAGCGGGTCCTCCGCGATGAACTCGACCGGTCGCGGTCGACCGTCTACAAGGCGGTCACCGAACTGGAAGACCACGGCCTCATCACCGAGGGTGCCGACGGCTACGAACTGACGGGTATCGGGCGGTTGGCGTGGCGACGCCACGACGACTACCGGGGCCGCCTCGACCGCCTCGTCGCGGCCGAACAGCTGTTGAACGCGATTCCGGATGCGACCCGCGTGCCGCTGGCGGTCTTCGAACACGGGCGGGTCATCGTTCCCGGCCGACACGCTCCCGAGCGGCCACTCGACCACCTCGAATCCCTCGGTGAGGGTACCGATACCATCCGGTGTTTCTCGCCGGCCGGCATGCCCCGGTATTTCGCCGGCATCCACGATGACGTCGAGTCCGGCGACCGGACGGCGAAACTGGTCATCGAGGACGACGGTATCGACCGCGTCCGGTCGATTTACGACGACTTCGAGGCGGCCGTCTCCGAACCTTCCTTCGACGTCCGCATCGCCGACGGGGAACTTCCCTTCGCCATCGTCGTCTTCGACGAGGCCGATTTAGGGCTGTTCGTCTACGACGAGGGCACCCTCGCCGGCGCGGTCTTCTGTGACGACGATGCCGTCCTCGCGTGGGCGAACCGGCTGTTCGAACGCGAACACGAGCGGGCGACGCCTGTATAA
- a CDS encoding HVO_0234 family beta-propeller protein: MTDEDITIDEKRVYDEKAGATTAYVGTSAGLARVNVSDDIVGEFSLEYRGEVVDVAADGRLAVATPTDVLLETEEGFAETGFGPATAVGFDDGLLTAGEGRLARYDDGWETVAEIDDVRAISGGLVAAAGGVYRTDGTPVGLDAANDVAADSDLLAATDEGLYYLANGWMQAREGIFSVVAATEGRAHAATAEELFARATSDESEGGDWEPVDLPVDGRIAGVAYDEATYAVTEDGTFLANAGDGWRHRSLGLPGVVGVVVR, translated from the coding sequence ATGACCGACGAGGACATCACCATCGACGAAAAGCGGGTCTACGACGAGAAGGCGGGAGCGACGACGGCCTACGTGGGGACGAGCGCCGGCCTCGCACGTGTGAACGTCTCCGACGATATCGTCGGCGAGTTCAGCCTCGAATACCGCGGCGAAGTGGTCGACGTCGCGGCGGACGGCCGCCTCGCCGTCGCCACGCCGACGGACGTCCTGCTCGAAACCGAGGAGGGGTTCGCCGAAACCGGCTTCGGCCCGGCGACGGCGGTCGGCTTCGACGACGGACTCCTCACTGCGGGCGAGGGCCGACTCGCCCGCTACGACGACGGCTGGGAGACCGTCGCCGAAATCGATGACGTTCGAGCGATTTCGGGCGGGTTGGTCGCGGCCGCCGGCGGCGTCTACCGGACCGATGGCACGCCCGTCGGCCTCGATGCGGCCAACGACGTGGCGGCCGACAGCGACCTGCTGGCGGCGACCGACGAGGGGCTTTACTACCTCGCCAACGGCTGGATGCAGGCACGGGAGGGCATCTTTTCCGTCGTCGCGGCCACCGAGGGACGGGCGCACGCCGCCACCGCCGAGGAGTTGTTCGCGCGCGCGACCAGCGATGAATCGGAGGGCGGCGACTGGGAACCGGTCGACCTGCCCGTCGACGGCCGAATTGCGGGCGTGGCCTACGACGAGGCGACCTACGCGGTCACCGAGGACGGGACGTTCCTCGCGAACGCGGGCGACGGCTGGCGGCACCGCTCGCTCGGCCTGCCGGGCGTCGTCGGCGTTGTCGTGCGCTGA